A single genomic interval of Balaenoptera musculus isolate JJ_BM4_2016_0621 chromosome 14, mBalMus1.pri.v3, whole genome shotgun sequence harbors:
- the TMEM132C gene encoding transmembrane protein 132C gives MVSDRCDYVFVNGKEMKGKVDTVVNFTYQHLSAPLHVTVWVPRLPLQIDVSDTELSQIKGWRVPIVATKRPTRDSEDEDEEERRGRGCALQYQHATVRVLTQFVSEGASPWGRPSHLLSPDWQFDITHLVADFMKLEEPHVATLQDSRILVGREVGMTTIQVLSPLSDSILAEKTVTVLDDKVSVTDLAVQFVAGLSVTLHPSTENSKAVTAVATAEELLRTPKQEAVLSTWLQFSDGSVTPLDIYDTKDFTLTATSLDEAVVSVPQPRSPGRPVVTAEGEGQGPLVRVDLTIAETCQKSKRKSVLAVGVGIVRVKFGQNDADSSPGGDHGEAEMKNHASDRRHKGQEGHWYGSSSAEREEGALRRGSPTAKSLLDNKVGKNSRLDGGRLAGEGQLQTIPIDFANFPAQVDLPQAGGGPGPGDLVQAPRGLSDLEIGMYALLGVFCLAILVFLINCATFALKYRHKQVPLEGQASVTHSHDWVWLGNEAELLEDAGDACPRQDERTTVIDESNRLLLNGGSQKHGQSQVPRPADSGDRQGRGQTHEPLHSPTSKRKKVKFTTFTTIPADDSCPTVNSILGGTDEDIKWVCQDVGVGAPRELRDCLEKFKDKA, from the exons GTGTCCGACCGCTGCGACTACGTCTTTGTCAATGGCAAAGAGATGAAAGGCAAGGTGGACACGGTGGTGAACTTCACATACCAGCACCTGAGCGCCCCCCTGCACGTCACCGTGTGGGTGCCCCGGCTGCCCCTGCAGATCGACGTCTCTGACACGGAGCTGAGCCAGATTAAAGGCTGGAGGGTCCCCATCGTGGCCACTAAGAG GCCCACGCGAGACAgcgaggatgaggatgaggaggagaggcGGGGCCGAGGCTGTGCCCTGCAGTACCAGCACGCCACCGTGCGGGTCCTCACGCAGTTTGTGTCTGAGGGCGCCAGCCCCTGGGGCCGGCCAAGCCACCTGCTCAGTCCCGACTGGCAGTTCGACATCACCCACCTGGTTGCAGACTTCATGAAGCTGGAGGAACCCCACGTGGCCACTCTCCAGGACAGCAGGATCCTGGTCGGGAGGGAGGTTGGCATGACAACCATCCAG GTGCTGTCCCCACTGTCTGACTCCATCCTGGCCGAGAAGACAGTAACCGTGTTAGATGACAAAGTCTCGGTGACAGACCTGGCCGTCCAGTTCGTGGCTGGGCTGTCGGTCACCCTGCACCCCAGCACAGAGAACAGCAAGGCCGTCACGGCTGTGGCCACAGCTGAGGAGCTGCTGAGAACCCCCAAACAG GAAGCCGTGCTCAGCACTTGGCTCCAGTTCAGCGATGGCTCAGTGACACCTCTGGACATCTACGACACCAAGGACTTCACCCTGACCGCCACCTCCCTGGACGAGGCCGTCGTGTCCGTCCCCCAGCCCCGCTCGCCCGGGCGGCCCGTGGTCACGGCCGAAGGGGAAGGCCAGGGACCCCTGGTGCGAGTGGACCTGACCATCGCGGAGACTTGCCAGAAATCCAAGCGCAAGAGCGTCCTGGCCGTGGGCGTCGGCATCGTCAGGGTCAAGTTCGGCCAGAACGACGCCGACTCCAGCCCCGGCGGGGACCACGGGGAGGCCGAGATGAAGAACCACGCCAGCGACCGGCGCCACAAGGGCCAGGAGGGGCACTGGTACGGCAGCTCCTCCGCGGAGCGCGAGGAGGGGGCCCTCCGGAGGGGCAGCCCCACGGCCAAGTCGCTGCTGGACAACAAGGTGGGCAAGAACAGCCGGCTGGACGGGGGCCGGCTGGCGGGCGAGGGCCAGCTGCAGACCATCCCCATCGACTTCGCCAACTTCCCGGCGCAGGTGGACCTGCCGCAGGCGGGGGGCGGGCCGGGGCCCGGAGACCTGGTGCAGGCGCCCCGCGGCCTGAGCGACCTGGAGATCGGCATGTACGCCCTGCTGGGGGTCTTCTGCCTGGCCATCCTCGTCTTCCTCATCAACTGCGCCACCTTCGCCCTCAAGTACAGGCACAAGCAGGTGCCCCTGGAAGGCCAGGCCTCCGTGACCCACTCGCACGATTGGGTGTGGCTGGGCAACGAGGCGGAGCTCCTGGAGGACGCGGGCGACGCGTGCCCCCGGCAGGACGAGCGCACGACCGTCATAGACGAGAGCAACCGTCTCCTGCTCAACGGAGGTTCCCAAAAGCACGGGCAGAGCCAGGTCCCCAGGCCCGCCGACTCCGGGGAcaggcagggcaggggccagACGCACGAGCCCCTGCACTCACCCACCTCCAAGAGGAAAAAGGTGAAGTTCACCACCTTCACCACCATCCCCGCCGACGACAGCTGTCCCACCGTGAACTCCATCCTCGGCGGCACCGACGAGGACATCAAGTGGGTGTGCCAGGACGTGGGCGTGGGCGCCCCCAGAGAACTCAGAGACTGCCTGGAGAAGTTCAAGGACAAAGCCTAG